In one window of Pseudobdellovibrionaceae bacterium DNA:
- a CDS encoding response regulator, with translation MAKILLVDDDHDILRIGDKLLSMAGHEVLVASDAIQAMEHLNTSHFDAIISDARMPRFSGFQLIQTLKNDDRYDHMAVAMLTSLRERRDIEKAIRSGVDDYIVKPIDPALFLKKVEELFKKKPPKEIMEWQLPASNRFVRANAVVDVDLKVISELGVVALISSPLKPGTLFKINSEVFGKIGIEPPFLRVLSVSEVEDGLWEIKTGYFKLHFSDRQKIKSWLFNQPGMSLTNVS, from the coding sequence ATGGCCAAAATTCTTTTGGTGGACGACGATCACGATATTCTAAGAATCGGCGACAAGCTTTTGAGTATGGCAGGTCACGAAGTGCTTGTGGCCAGTGATGCCATTCAGGCCATGGAGCACCTTAACACCTCTCACTTTGATGCTATTATTTCAGATGCCCGCATGCCCCGGTTTAGTGGGTTTCAACTAATTCAAACTCTAAAAAACGATGACCGCTATGACCATATGGCTGTGGCCATGTTGACCAGCCTGAGAGAACGTCGAGATATTGAAAAAGCGATTCGATCAGGTGTTGACGACTACATCGTAAAACCTATCGACCCAGCGCTGTTTTTAAAAAAGGTCGAAGAGCTTTTTAAAAAGAAACCTCCTAAAGAGATCATGGAATGGCAATTGCCCGCATCAAACCGCTTTGTCCGCGCTAACGCCGTTGTGGACGTGGATTTGAAAGTGATTTCAGAACTCGGTGTTGTGGCGCTCATCTCGTCGCCATTGAAACCTGGCACCCTTTTTAAAATTAACTCTGAGGTGTTTGGTAAAATCGGAATTGAGCCTCCGTTTCTTAGAGTGTTATCAGTGAGTGAGGTTGAAGACGGACTTTGGGAAATTAAGACCGGCTATTTCAAATTGCATTTCTCAGATCGACAAAAAATTAAGTCATGGCTTTTTAATCAGCCCGGCATGAGCCTGACAAATGTGAGTTAA
- a CDS encoding FAD-binding oxidoreductase → MNLDELKQIFSPEDITTEPSALETYGRDWTKHFTPAPSAIVFPRKTPQVQELVKWARKNKVALVPSGGRTGLSAAAFATNHEVVVSFEKMNRVLDFNAIDETVTCQPGVVTEALQNYVKAQGYYFPVDFAARGSSQIGGNVATNAGGIKVIRYGLMRNWVAGLTVVTGSGDTLSLNRGLVKNATGYDFRQLFIGSEGTLGFITEVTLKVTRMPKDLTVFVFGVPELEAVMNIYEAFKKNFPIMAYEMFTDLALQYVTNQQGIERPFETKTPYYVLLELEKDSEETFEKAMEIFESCSEAGWIEDAAVSQDSQQAQNLWRLREDITEATSYKQPYKNDVSVLISKVPQFLTEMTNIIEQQHPDFEVVWFGHIGDGNLHINILKPDNLSSEEFVKRCKSVDEIMFTMIENLGGSISAEHGVGLTKKPFLQHTKSAQEIEYMRQVKRVFDPDGIMNPGKVF, encoded by the coding sequence ATGAATCTTGATGAACTAAAGCAAATATTCTCTCCAGAAGATATAACCACCGAGCCCTCGGCACTTGAAACCTACGGCCGTGATTGGACCAAACATTTTACCCCCGCCCCTTCTGCCATTGTATTCCCCCGCAAGACGCCGCAAGTGCAAGAGCTCGTAAAATGGGCCAGAAAAAACAAAGTGGCTCTTGTGCCCTCCGGGGGACGCACTGGCCTTAGTGCCGCTGCCTTTGCGACAAATCATGAAGTGGTGGTTTCTTTTGAGAAAATGAACCGCGTTTTAGATTTTAACGCTATTGATGAAACGGTCACTTGTCAGCCAGGCGTAGTCACGGAAGCACTTCAAAATTATGTAAAAGCCCAGGGTTATTATTTTCCTGTGGATTTTGCAGCTCGAGGTTCGAGTCAGATTGGTGGAAATGTGGCCACCAATGCTGGTGGCATTAAGGTGATTCGCTATGGTCTGATGCGAAATTGGGTAGCTGGATTAACTGTGGTGACTGGCTCTGGCGATACATTGTCCCTTAATCGGGGGCTTGTGAAGAATGCTACGGGATATGATTTTCGCCAACTGTTTATCGGCAGCGAAGGCACGCTTGGATTTATTACCGAGGTGACTCTTAAAGTTACTCGGATGCCCAAAGACCTTACTGTTTTTGTTTTTGGTGTTCCTGAACTTGAGGCGGTAATGAACATCTATGAGGCCTTCAAAAAGAATTTTCCAATTATGGCCTACGAAATGTTTACTGACCTCGCCCTTCAATATGTCACAAACCAACAAGGCATAGAGCGACCGTTTGAGACCAAGACACCCTATTATGTTCTTTTGGAATTAGAAAAAGACTCAGAAGAGACCTTTGAAAAGGCCATGGAAATTTTCGAATCCTGCTCTGAAGCCGGCTGGATTGAAGATGCAGCTGTCAGCCAGGACTCTCAACAGGCGCAAAATCTTTGGCGGCTACGTGAAGACATCACTGAAGCCACGAGCTACAAACAGCCTTACAAAAACGACGTATCCGTTTTGATCTCAAAGGTTCCACAATTTCTTACGGAAATGACCAATATCATTGAACAACAACATCCCGACTTCGAAGTAGTCTGGTTTGGCCATATCGGCGACGGCAATCTTCATATTAACATCTTAAAACCCGACAATCTCTCGAGCGAAGAGTTCGTAAAACGCTGTAAATCAGTGGACGAAATCATGTTCACTATGATTGAAAATCTCGGTGGTAGCATCTCTGCCGAGCATGGCGTGGGCCTGACTAAAAAGCCCTTTTTGCAGCACACAAAAAGTGCTCAAGAGATTGAATACATGAGACAGGTCAAACGCGTGTTTGACCCTGACGGGATTATGAATCCCGGCAAAGTTTTTTAA
- a CDS encoding 1-acyl-sn-glycerol-3-phosphate acyltransferase: protein MKWNYDNEQWTQLPAHLKHLPLFTRHLDLTSWFFRLLWALFLKFAFHFYIRLKVKGDLRKVLNENPRLLVISNHASHLDAVSIAAAVPFYYWTHLYISAAKDYWFANPVFTFFSKHCLGAIPIDRQDRSGEAIRLCTNLLERLDKIWMILFPEGTRSKDGYIHDFKRGVSLFSERTQTPVLFLYIEGNTDLMPKGVLIPRPGRLLIHVGPVHPPAPIDQLNAGYKKWVLSINPKAYPP, encoded by the coding sequence ATGAAATGGAATTACGACAACGAACAGTGGACGCAACTTCCTGCTCACCTTAAACACTTGCCTCTTTTCACAAGACACCTTGATCTGACAAGTTGGTTTTTTCGCCTTCTTTGGGCCCTGTTTTTAAAATTTGCTTTTCATTTTTACATACGATTAAAAGTCAAAGGCGACCTACGAAAAGTCCTTAACGAAAACCCTCGCCTTCTGGTCATTTCAAATCATGCAAGCCACCTTGATGCTGTTTCTATTGCTGCGGCCGTTCCCTTTTACTACTGGACCCATTTATATATTTCTGCCGCCAAAGATTATTGGTTTGCCAACCCGGTTTTTACATTTTTTTCTAAGCATTGCCTAGGGGCCATACCCATTGACCGCCAAGATCGATCAGGTGAGGCCATTCGGCTTTGTACAAACTTACTTGAGAGGCTCGACAAAATCTGGATGATTTTGTTTCCAGAGGGCACCCGCTCTAAAGACGGATATATTCATGATTTCAAGCGAGGTGTGAGCCTTTTTTCTGAGCGCACCCAGACCCCCGTGCTCTTTTTGTACATTGAAGGCAACACGGACCTTATGCCAAAGGGAGTGCTCATTCCCCGCCCCGGCCGACTGCTCATTCATGTGGGCCCTGTGCATCCGCCGGCTCCCATTGATCAGTTAAATGCCGGGTACAAAAAGTGGGTGCTTTCTATTAACCCGAAGGCCTATCCGCCTTGA
- a CDS encoding HAMP domain-containing histidine kinase encodes MINSLRVRVILLMTVGLTATAGFAYLTVNAFLNFERASNETHLSFAVQDRAENMLDPASRTQALKELSERQSTNDPPHRKEGLPEIIKSAEGKRITNLKAQVHALIKNEKAYRQYISPLQQYSKKRMLYFGTFTLFSALISLGLVLWFLLRGIFRPLRDLSEKMVDFQNDKYTYQFSVPPPNEVGDLQKTFNALAQRVLTNMDELKSLDKAKSEFLSIASHELRTPLTSIKGSLSLLKSGVVGSFPDPALNLLNIAETETDRLVRLINELLDLAKIEAGKFPLNKGWGRLRPIVDKTIEALNGFSQKANVTIVAPDIPSVKIHADGDRIQQVLTNLLSNAIKYSPEGGQITLTVEAEEGHPLRISVTDQGKGIAPEDQELIFEQFRQATGPSNPLVKGTGLGLAIAKALVDEHCGTIGVYSVVNEGATFYFDLPDWEWAQEAAVEKTTDESVAA; translated from the coding sequence ATGATCAACTCCCTGCGCGTTAGAGTCATACTGTTAATGACGGTTGGCCTGACCGCCACGGCGGGATTTGCTTATCTCACAGTCAATGCCTTTTTGAATTTTGAAAGAGCGTCTAATGAAACTCATTTGAGCTTCGCCGTTCAAGACCGTGCCGAGAACATGCTGGATCCGGCCTCACGAACCCAAGCTTTAAAGGAACTCTCAGAGCGCCAAAGCACGAATGACCCTCCCCATCGCAAAGAAGGATTACCAGAAATTATCAAATCCGCAGAGGGCAAGCGCATAACCAATTTAAAAGCACAAGTTCATGCACTCATCAAAAATGAAAAAGCCTACCGACAGTACATCTCTCCCCTTCAGCAATACTCAAAAAAGAGGATGCTGTATTTTGGGACTTTCACATTGTTTTCTGCGTTGATCTCTTTGGGCCTGGTCTTGTGGTTTTTGCTACGTGGGATTTTTCGACCCCTTCGAGATCTATCAGAAAAAATGGTGGATTTTCAAAATGACAAATACACCTATCAATTCTCAGTTCCCCCCCCCAATGAAGTGGGTGACCTTCAAAAAACATTTAATGCTCTTGCTCAAAGAGTGCTTACCAACATGGATGAACTGAAGTCTCTGGATAAGGCAAAATCTGAATTCTTAAGTATTGCGAGCCACGAGTTGAGAACACCGCTCACGTCAATTAAAGGTTCGCTCAGCCTCCTAAAGAGTGGCGTAGTCGGCAGTTTCCCAGACCCCGCACTTAATCTTTTGAACATTGCCGAAACAGAAACCGATCGACTAGTGCGTCTGATCAATGAGCTTTTGGATTTGGCAAAGATCGAAGCCGGCAAGTTTCCGCTCAATAAAGGCTGGGGCCGTCTAAGGCCCATCGTTGATAAAACCATTGAAGCTCTTAACGGATTTTCTCAAAAAGCCAATGTGACCATTGTGGCTCCTGATATCCCTAGCGTAAAAATTCATGCTGACGGCGACCGCATCCAGCAAGTGCTTACAAACTTGCTGTCAAATGCTATCAAATACAGCCCTGAAGGAGGCCAGATCACATTGACTGTTGAAGCTGAAGAAGGGCATCCTCTTCGGATTTCAGTGACTGACCAAGGGAAGGGCATTGCCCCAGAGGACCAAGAACTTATATTTGAGCAATTTCGACAGGCCACCGGACCATCAAACCCACTGGTTAAAGGCACAGGCCTAGGTCTAGCCATAGCAAAAGCACTGGTTGATGAGCACTGTGGGACCATCGGGGTATATTCGGTGGTCAACGAGGGCGCCACATTTTACTTTGATCTTCCTGACTGGGAGTGGGCGCAAGAGGCCGCCGTAGAAAAGACAACTGACGAGTCCGTGGCTGCGTGA
- a CDS encoding endonuclease/exonuclease/phosphatase family protein, with the protein MFEASYWPFEIVANFKEIIFWMTGALFLLALFSKKKPLAIALSGASLVFCGVSIIPFYWNSQVGTSNPKVINESPYRLVFANINSQNLNKQMLVEYVSDLKPDILMLAEASPEWESEIKILEQDLPHLKGIFLDSNFGLAVLSRIPIQSDRVFLDRANTIPALLISFKSASGPLNVAVLHAFPPLGWYGTISKNQYIRGLAQQLGELDGPLIACGDFNTSPWLKTMLEFSQISRLRLPGTPIGTWPAFPFIPKLPIDSCWTRHVEVINYARGRDIGSDHYPLVLEFVLKHD; encoded by the coding sequence GTGTTTGAGGCATCGTATTGGCCATTTGAAATCGTCGCCAACTTTAAAGAAATCATATTTTGGATGACCGGGGCACTCTTCTTATTGGCCCTATTTTCTAAAAAAAAACCACTCGCTATTGCTTTATCGGGTGCTTCGCTCGTATTTTGCGGGGTATCAATCATACCCTTTTATTGGAACTCACAAGTAGGCACGTCAAATCCAAAAGTAATTAATGAATCGCCGTACCGTCTTGTATTTGCAAATATTAACTCGCAGAATTTAAATAAACAAATGTTGGTTGAGTATGTGTCTGACCTCAAGCCAGATATTTTAATGCTTGCTGAGGCCAGTCCCGAATGGGAGTCCGAAATCAAAATTCTTGAACAGGATTTGCCCCACTTGAAAGGCATTTTTTTGGACTCTAATTTTGGATTGGCTGTTTTAAGCCGAATACCCATACAATCAGATAGGGTTTTTTTGGATCGAGCAAATACGATCCCTGCTCTTCTGATAAGCTTTAAATCAGCATCAGGTCCACTCAACGTGGCTGTGCTACACGCATTTCCACCGTTGGGTTGGTATGGAACGATCAGTAAAAACCAATACATTCGTGGGCTCGCTCAACAGCTGGGCGAATTAGATGGTCCATTGATCGCCTGCGGCGATTTCAATACTAGCCCATGGCTCAAGACCATGCTTGAATTTTCTCAGATATCGCGGCTGCGACTACCAGGAACCCCAATCGGCACTTGGCCGGCATTTCCTTTTATTCCCAAGCTGCCCATTGATAGCTGCTGGACAAGGCACGTTGAAGTTATCAACTATGCGAGAGGTCGTGACATTGGCTCCGACCATTATCCGTTGGTACTGGAATTTGTGTTGAAACACGATTGA
- a CDS encoding Hpt domain-containing protein, with amino-acid sequence MNLDAMLAQLQKDYVTELPDKISQMESHYTTGDFEALRDDFHKIKGTGKTYGLPEVSLLGEATENLCIHKPQALPEAIPLAIAILKDIHQKRSQGHEMPIATDPRYQKLTRL; translated from the coding sequence ATGAATTTAGATGCTATGCTTGCCCAGCTCCAAAAAGACTATGTGACTGAGCTCCCCGATAAAATCTCACAAATGGAATCACATTACACCACCGGTGACTTTGAAGCCCTAAGAGATGACTTCCATAAAATTAAAGGCACCGGTAAAACCTACGGCCTTCCGGAGGTGAGCCTTTTGGGAGAAGCCACAGAGAATCTTTGCATTCACAAACCTCAAGCTCTGCCCGAAGCCATCCCCCTGGCTATTGCCATACTCAAAGACATTCACCAAAAGCGCAGCCAAGGCCACGAGATGCCCATCGCCACCGACCCACGCTACCAAAAGCTGACCCGCTTGTAA
- a CDS encoding phosphatidate cytidylyltransferase, giving the protein MSDEALWNHQMYRETAGWVLLFFAVIGLAVFFLQKRSPKFLGAWASLKSWLMMAPFILLVVGLPEPWPLFALVMAAIYGSKTFYKMVGMYHRSWFVMITYAFIFLLGYLVYHSWNQLYVLTPMLFLACISLVPLLRNSAKYMIQYLALSLMAFIFFGWCFLYTGRLLMLDGGIFIVLYLYILVEFSENVSLAATRFLGKTKPFSNISSRISTEGMVIAMVVTLAMAWGIRPLLPDSSEMFWVSAGIIATLFGRFGDLIIAVIRRDLGIKDSGVFIIGRDDIIARMDKLFFVAPLYYYSYLYLTGQLTP; this is encoded by the coding sequence ATGAGCGACGAGGCCCTTTGGAACCATCAAATGTACCGAGAGACCGCAGGCTGGGTCTTGCTGTTTTTTGCCGTGATTGGACTGGCTGTTTTCTTTTTGCAAAAGAGAAGTCCTAAATTTTTGGGCGCTTGGGCCAGCTTAAAAAGTTGGCTGATGATGGCCCCTTTCATCTTGCTTGTTGTTGGCTTACCCGAGCCCTGGCCGCTTTTTGCGTTGGTCATGGCGGCCATCTATGGATCTAAGACGTTTTATAAAATGGTGGGCATGTACCATCGCTCATGGTTTGTGATGATCACCTATGCATTTATCTTTCTGCTGGGTTACCTGGTCTACCATTCTTGGAATCAGCTCTATGTTTTAACCCCCATGCTGTTTTTGGCCTGCATTTCACTAGTGCCCCTACTGCGCAATTCCGCCAAGTACATGATCCAATATTTGGCCCTGTCACTGATGGCATTTATTTTCTTTGGATGGTGTTTTCTCTACACCGGTCGCCTGTTGATGCTAGATGGCGGAATCTTTATCGTTCTCTATCTTTATATCCTTGTGGAATTTAGCGAAAACGTGTCGTTGGCTGCCACTCGTTTTTTAGGAAAAACCAAACCGTTTTCTAATATTTCCAGTCGAATTTCTACTGAGGGCATGGTGATTGCCATGGTCGTCACCTTAGCCATGGCTTGGGGAATACGCCCACTTTTGCCTGACAGTTCAGAAATGTTTTGGGTTTCTGCTGGAATTATTGCCACCTTGTTTGGCCGCTTTGGTGATCTTATAATTGCAGTGATTCGTCGAGATCTGGGCATTAAAGATTCAGGAGTGTTTATCATAGGAAGAGACGACATCATTGCTCGAATGGATAAGTTGTTTTTCGTAGCACCACTTTATTATTACAGTTACCTGTATTTGACGGGGCAACTCACCCCATGA
- the serA gene encoding phosphoglycerate dehydrogenase, translating into MSVKNSYRVLLLEAIHPVAQKRLEESGFYVERELKAFKGEELISRAQGFHAVGIRSKTQMKSQILQSLPDLEMIGAFCIGTNQIDLDHANALGVPVFNAPYSNTRSVAELMVCEMIALARQLGDRNMNAHKGVWQKSAVGANEIRGKTLGIVGYGHIGSQLSVLAEAMGLNVIYYDIVKKLPLGNATPESTLEDLLQKSDFVSFHVPETPLTKNMMGQKEIALMKKGAYLMNASRGTVVDISALATALETEHLAGAAVDVFPKEPASNEDLFTSELQNMRNVILTPHIGGSTEEAQEAIGYEVAESIIRYFKSGATSGAVNFPAVDVAMPLEGVPRIVNLHKNVPGVLGAINSIVSQCGGNIQAQHLSTDPHIGYLIMDMGSGDAEEATKKISELPTSLKTRLL; encoded by the coding sequence ATGTCAGTTAAAAACTCTTACCGAGTGTTGTTGTTAGAAGCCATTCATCCCGTTGCACAGAAGCGTTTGGAAGAGTCGGGTTTTTATGTGGAGCGAGAGCTTAAGGCGTTTAAGGGTGAGGAGTTGATAAGTCGAGCCCAGGGATTTCACGCGGTAGGTATTCGGTCTAAGACGCAAATGAAATCTCAAATATTACAAAGTCTCCCGGATTTAGAAATGATCGGTGCTTTTTGTATTGGTACAAATCAAATTGATTTGGATCACGCCAATGCTTTGGGGGTACCAGTTTTTAATGCGCCTTATTCTAACACTCGAAGTGTGGCTGAGTTGATGGTCTGTGAAATGATAGCACTGGCGCGTCAGCTGGGTGATAGAAACATGAATGCTCATAAAGGGGTCTGGCAAAAGTCAGCTGTGGGTGCCAATGAGATTCGCGGTAAGACCTTAGGAATTGTAGGCTATGGGCACATTGGTAGCCAATTAAGTGTATTGGCTGAGGCCATGGGCCTTAACGTGATTTACTATGATATCGTCAAGAAATTGCCACTGGGTAATGCAACCCCAGAGTCGACCCTTGAAGACTTGTTGCAAAAATCAGATTTTGTAAGTTTTCATGTTCCCGAAACGCCATTAACAAAAAATATGATGGGTCAAAAAGAGATAGCGCTCATGAAAAAAGGGGCCTACTTGATGAACGCCAGTCGGGGAACTGTGGTAGACATATCCGCTTTGGCAACAGCTCTTGAAACAGAGCATTTGGCCGGAGCTGCTGTAGATGTTTTTCCAAAAGAACCGGCAAGCAATGAGGACTTGTTCACCAGTGAACTTCAGAACATGAGAAATGTGATTCTTACTCCTCACATAGGTGGCAGTACCGAGGAGGCGCAAGAGGCCATAGGGTATGAGGTGGCTGAAAGCATCATCCGTTACTTTAAGTCGGGCGCAACCTCCGGTGCGGTTAATTTTCCAGCCGTAGATGTGGCTATGCCCCTTGAAGGAGTTCCTCGAATCGTCAACCTTCACAAGAACGTACCTGGTGTGTTGGGAGCGATAAACAGCATTGTTTCCCAGTGTGGTGGTAATATCCAAGCACAACACCTCTCCACGGATCCGCATATTGGATATTTAATCATGGATATGGGCAGCGGTGATGCGGAGGAGGCAACGAAAAAAATCTCTGAGCTGCCCACGTCGTTAAAAACGCGGCTTTTGTAA
- a CDS encoding response regulator, producing MRILLAEDDMNISTIAKLALEHIGGHTVDLATDGEAALEKALHGTYDLILLDEMMPKKNGIAVCQEYLAQKQSPTPVIFMSANTQESSVTAFHQLGVGHIPKPFDPATLNQQIAELLRKGSRKAA from the coding sequence ATGCGTATCTTGCTCGCTGAAGATGACATGAACATTTCAACCATTGCCAAACTGGCTCTTGAACATATCGGCGGACACACGGTGGATCTAGCCACTGATGGCGAGGCCGCTTTAGAAAAGGCCCTTCACGGCACCTATGACTTGATCTTGCTTGATGAAATGATGCCAAAGAAAAATGGAATTGCCGTCTGCCAGGAATACTTGGCACAAAAACAAAGTCCAACTCCAGTGATCTTTATGAGCGCCAATACTCAAGAAAGTTCAGTGACAGCTTTTCATCAATTGGGGGTGGGTCACATTCCTAAGCCTTTTGATCCCGCCACGTTGAATCAACAAATTGCCGAACTCTTGAGAAAAGGGTCAAGGAAAGCTGCATGA
- a CDS encoding sigma-54-dependent Fis family transcriptional regulator: protein MALPEPWKMQGTSDFKNLPTEKFDAAFVDMHLTGNLERAEGVDVIQRLHDQDPHLEIIAMSGDLDRDLMERCLKAGASRFLAKPLNQDEVVLTLEKIEAWLLLQDATQSRQVPKMRWVGSSDPSKSTQRLIAALRGEPGPILIEGETGTGKEVVAHLLNQQDQRKPFITVNVAAIPENLFESEIFGHVRGAFTGADQNKMGLAEAAHGGDLFLDEIEALQPAMQAKLLRFLESGEVRRVGSRDAIHVDVRVISATNQNLDQLVKEDKFREDLLFRLSGAKIQLPPLRERSEDVTELCQFFFSKNKSRSKTLEPDAIAELKAYKWPGNVRELRRVCEQLLLLAPLPFIRKQDVLRVIHPSPEGNTSSAPVDLDRGLSGLMNDYEKQIILLALKKHSDIGDAAKILQISRSSLYKKIKDHEIDWKP, encoded by the coding sequence ATGGCCCTTCCTGAACCATGGAAAATGCAAGGAACCAGCGACTTTAAAAATCTGCCCACAGAAAAATTTGATGCGGCTTTTGTGGATATGCATCTCACCGGAAATCTCGAAAGGGCTGAGGGTGTTGATGTCATTCAGCGTTTGCACGATCAAGATCCTCATCTTGAAATTATCGCCATGTCCGGCGACCTCGATCGCGATTTAATGGAAAGGTGCTTAAAAGCGGGGGCCTCTCGGTTTTTGGCCAAACCGCTCAACCAAGACGAAGTGGTTTTAACCTTAGAAAAAATTGAAGCCTGGTTACTCCTTCAAGACGCCACCCAATCTCGGCAAGTTCCGAAAATGCGGTGGGTGGGTTCTTCCGATCCGTCAAAATCCACGCAACGGTTGATCGCGGCCCTACGCGGCGAACCTGGTCCCATTCTCATAGAGGGCGAAACCGGAACGGGAAAAGAAGTGGTCGCTCATCTACTTAATCAACAAGACCAACGTAAACCATTTATTACGGTGAACGTGGCGGCCATACCTGAAAACCTTTTTGAGTCTGAAATTTTTGGGCACGTTCGAGGTGCATTTACGGGTGCCGATCAAAACAAAATGGGATTGGCAGAAGCGGCCCACGGCGGCGATCTATTTTTAGACGAGATTGAAGCTCTGCAACCGGCGATGCAGGCTAAACTTCTGCGTTTTTTAGAATCGGGTGAAGTGCGAAGAGTGGGATCCCGTGATGCCATTCATGTGGATGTTCGAGTGATCTCTGCCACCAATCAGAATCTTGATCAACTGGTAAAAGAAGATAAGTTTCGCGAGGACTTATTATTTCGTCTCAGTGGTGCTAAAATTCAGCTCCCACCGCTTCGTGAACGCAGCGAGGACGTTACTGAGCTTTGCCAATTCTTCTTTTCAAAGAACAAATCTCGATCAAAAACGCTAGAACCAGATGCGATTGCCGAACTCAAAGCCTACAAATGGCCGGGCAATGTTCGCGAACTTCGAAGAGTCTGTGAGCAACTGCTGCTCCTAGCTCCCCTGCCATTTATTCGCAAGCAAGATGTGTTGCGAGTTATTCACCCATCACCAGAAGGGAACACTTCCTCCGCCCCTGTGGATTTAGACCGTGGATTGTCGGGTTTAATGAATGACTATGAAAAGCAAATTATTCTCTTGGCCCTAAAAAAACACAGCGACATCGGAGATGCCGCCAAAATATTGCAGATCTCCCGCTCAAGCCTATACAAAAAAATCAAAGACCACGAAATCGATTGGAAACCCTAA